A genomic region of Serratia fonticola contains the following coding sequences:
- a CDS encoding acyl carrier protein, whose product MSDISTTLTTILHNELGITVENNAIERSFLDLGLDSIALMEFQFVVAKHYDIDENELNLIGEESLAILESRLITIRKGIVQCAIPLS is encoded by the coding sequence ATGTCAGACATCAGCACAACACTCACTACAATTCTTCATAATGAACTTGGTATTACAGTGGAAAATAATGCCATAGAACGTTCATTTCTGGATCTGGGTTTAGATTCCATTGCACTGATGGAGTTCCAATTCGTTGTCGCGAAGCACTACGATATTGATGAAAATGAGCTCAATCTAATCGGCGAGGAATCTCTTGCTATATTAGAAAGTCGCCTAATCACAATAAGAAAAGGAATTGTACAATGCGCAATTCCGTTGTCATAA
- a CDS encoding HlyD family secretion protein, which translates to MNIKNRKRLTLYSLIVLAIVVAFSAWWQLRDPGLPEGFARSNGRIEATEIDISTKVAGRIDKIQVREGDFVKQGDILAYMDTRVLNEQRIEAEAQIRETQSSVATAKALLAQRQSEKLAAQAVVRQREAELNSANKRYARSQALVKRNAVSAQQLDDDMAAAQSALASLESARAQVSASQAAIESAQAGIIQANTRVEAARATERRIIADIEDSALKAPRNGRIQYRVAEMGEVLAAGGRVLNMVDLSDVYMTFFLPTEQAGQVAIGSDVHVILDAAPALRIPAKTTFVASVAQFTPKTVETDNERLKLMFRVKARISPELLEKHLEYVKTGLPGMAYVRLDNNKSWPADLDVRLPQ; encoded by the coding sequence ATGAATATTAAAAACAGAAAACGCCTCACTCTCTATTCACTTATTGTCCTGGCCATCGTGGTGGCTTTCAGCGCCTGGTGGCAGCTACGCGATCCTGGCCTACCGGAGGGCTTTGCCCGCAGTAATGGCCGTATTGAAGCGACAGAGATTGATATTTCCACCAAGGTGGCGGGCCGTATCGACAAAATACAGGTACGCGAAGGCGATTTTGTCAAACAGGGCGATATCCTCGCCTATATGGATACCCGCGTATTAAATGAACAACGGATTGAAGCGGAAGCCCAAATCCGTGAAACGCAAAGCAGCGTCGCCACCGCCAAGGCCCTGCTGGCACAGCGCCAAAGCGAAAAACTGGCCGCACAGGCCGTAGTCAGGCAACGCGAGGCAGAATTGAACTCGGCCAATAAGCGTTACGCACGCTCGCAAGCCTTGGTAAAACGCAACGCCGTCTCCGCCCAGCAACTGGATGATGATATGGCGGCAGCCCAAAGCGCCCTCGCCTCGCTGGAGTCGGCCAGGGCCCAGGTTTCTGCCTCCCAGGCAGCGATAGAGTCGGCGCAGGCGGGCATCATTCAAGCCAATACCCGTGTCGAAGCCGCCAGGGCCACGGAACGCCGTATTATTGCCGACATTGAAGACAGTGCGCTGAAAGCCCCGCGCAATGGGCGCATTCAGTATCGCGTCGCGGAAATGGGCGAAGTGCTGGCCGCAGGTGGACGCGTGCTGAACATGGTCGATCTGAGCGACGTCTATATGACCTTCTTCCTACCCACAGAACAGGCCGGGCAAGTGGCCATCGGCAGTGATGTGCATGTGATCCTGGACGCCGCCCCCGCACTGAGAATTCCTGCGAAAACCACGTTTGTCGCCAGCGTGGCGCAATTTACGCCCAAAACCGTAGAAACCGATAACGAGCGCCTCAAACTGATGTTCCGCGTCAAAGCGCGCATCTCGCCAGAGTTGTTAGAAAAACATCTTGAATACGTGAAGACCGGTTTACCGGGGATGGCCTATGTACGTTTGGATAACAACAAAAGCTGGCCAGCAGATCTGGATGTGAGGTTGCCGCAATGA
- a CDS encoding beta-ketoacyl-[acyl-carrier-protein] synthase family protein, producing MRNSVVITGLGTIGSAGLTVNESWQTLIQRKSTARYDDRLAGLGVSLCCPIPEFLPETFINKSLVWRTDRFIHLALIAAHQAINDSGLILAAIDKNRIGIVLGNSLAGISSIEKAGSTAGTEGYPSVSASVIPASMANMAAGHIAIQYGITGPTLTVGSACASGADAIGLAKKMIENNECDIVIAGASEAPITSLIISSFSRLGALSTNDDPLHASRPFDQDRDGFVISEGAGVLILESSSHAEERKANIYAIVSGYGSSNDAYHVTSPSPEGSGLKQAICKALQDAALKPENIDCINAHGTSTALNDQIESNVIYNIFNKNTKVTSTKGTTGHCLAAAGAIEAIFSILTLKENSIPGVAGLEHVDDKIKIPIVKDMDSTTKINTVLSNSIGFGGQNASLIFQKYHKEIL from the coding sequence ATGCGCAATTCCGTTGTCATAACTGGGCTAGGAACTATCGGATCTGCAGGACTGACGGTTAACGAAAGTTGGCAAACCCTCATACAGAGAAAAAGTACCGCACGATACGACGACAGGTTAGCGGGCCTTGGTGTCTCTCTTTGCTGCCCTATTCCTGAGTTCCTGCCTGAAACGTTTATTAATAAATCGTTAGTATGGCGAACAGATCGGTTTATCCATCTCGCCCTGATTGCAGCTCATCAAGCCATTAACGATTCAGGGCTTATACTTGCGGCAATTGACAAAAACCGTATCGGTATTGTTCTCGGCAACTCACTTGCTGGAATATCCAGTATAGAAAAAGCCGGTAGTACCGCGGGCACTGAGGGGTATCCGTCAGTTAGTGCTTCGGTCATCCCTGCCAGTATGGCAAACATGGCGGCAGGACATATCGCAATTCAATATGGTATCACTGGCCCAACGCTCACCGTTGGTAGCGCCTGTGCATCAGGAGCGGACGCCATTGGCCTTGCGAAAAAAATGATCGAAAATAATGAATGCGATATTGTCATTGCCGGAGCAAGCGAAGCGCCTATTACCTCACTGATTATTTCTTCTTTTTCAAGACTGGGGGCTTTATCAACCAATGATGATCCGCTCCATGCATCACGTCCCTTCGACCAAGATAGAGATGGATTTGTTATTTCAGAGGGTGCAGGCGTGTTGATACTCGAAAGCTCATCACATGCAGAGGAGAGAAAAGCGAATATCTATGCCATTGTCTCTGGTTACGGCTCATCAAACGACGCCTATCATGTCACCTCTCCGAGTCCAGAAGGCTCGGGATTAAAACAAGCTATCTGTAAAGCATTACAAGATGCCGCCCTAAAACCAGAGAATATAGATTGTATCAATGCCCATGGTACTTCTACAGCATTAAACGACCAGATAGAAAGTAACGTTATTTATAATATTTTCAATAAAAACACCAAAGTAACATCAACTAAAGGTACTACTGGTCATTGTCTTGCAGCCGCAGGGGCAATAGAGGCTATTTTCTCCATTCTCACTCTTAAAGAAAATAGTATCCCAGGCGTAGCTGGCTTAGAGCATGTTGATGATAAAATAAAAATACCGATAGTAAAAGATATGGACTCCACCACCAAAATCAATACCGTATTAAGTAACTCAATTGGTTTTGGTGGACAAAATGCTTCATTAATCTTTCAAAAATATCACAAGGAAATCCTGTGA
- the rbbA gene encoding ribosome-associated ATPase/putative transporter RbbA, which translates to MTSSADNRPHAAASVCELKQVSQHYGPTEALHEVTLTIPARQMVGLIGPDGVGKSSLLSLIAGARVIQAGEIVVLGGDMADAGHRRNVCPRVAYMPQGLGKNLYHTLSVYENVDFFGRLFGQDKAERTQRIDDLLQSTGLAKFRDRPAGKLSGGMKQKLGLCCALIHDPELLILDEPTTGVDPLSRAQFWELIDRIRERQSNMSVLVATAYMEEAERFDWLVAMDAGRVLATGSGRELRAQTHCATLEEAFIALLPEEKRNTHQQVIIPPRDTTHDDVVAIEAQGLTMRFGDFVAVDNVNFRIPRGEIFGFLGSNGCGKSTTMKMLTGLLPASEGKAWLFGQEVNPKDIETRRRVGYMSQAFSLYSELTVRQNLELHARLFHIPEEQIAVRVQEMHQRFMLTDVEDALPESLPLGIRQRLSLAVAVIHKPEMLILDEPTSGVDPVARDMFWNLMVDLSRQDGVTIFISTHFMNEAERCDRISLMHAGKVLASDTPQALVEQRGLSTLEETFIAYLREASGDSGLSPAPIPEAPSSQIPAHPVNNRFSLARMFSYSQRESLELRRDPVRSTLALLGTVILMFIMGYGISMDVENLRFAVMDRDQTGTSQAYALNLAGSRYFIERPPLTDYDQMEQRMRSGEVAVAIEIPPNFGRDTARGHSVKIGVWVDGAMPNRAETVRGYVQAMHLAWLSDMASRQPSAVKSTALLDIETRYRYNPDVKSLPAIVPAVIPLLLMMIPAMLSALSVVREKELGSIINLYVTPVTKAEFLLGKQLPYIVLGMFNFLLLCALSVFLFGVEHKGSFLTLSLAALLYITIATGIGLLISTFMKSQIAAIFGTAIITLIPATQFSGMIDPVSSLEGIGRWIGNIYPTSHFLTITRGTFSKALNLFDLQASFIPLLIAIPVIIGLSVILLKKQEA; encoded by the coding sequence ATGACGAGTTCTGCTGATAACCGTCCCCACGCTGCCGCATCGGTTTGCGAATTAAAACAGGTCAGCCAGCATTATGGCCCCACCGAAGCGTTGCATGAAGTGACGCTCACCATCCCGGCGCGGCAGATGGTCGGGTTAATCGGGCCGGACGGGGTGGGTAAATCCAGCCTGCTGTCGTTAATTGCCGGGGCCAGAGTCATTCAGGCGGGTGAGATTGTGGTGCTTGGCGGGGACATGGCCGATGCAGGGCACCGGCGCAACGTCTGCCCTCGCGTGGCTTATATGCCGCAAGGGTTAGGGAAAAATCTGTACCACACGCTGTCTGTCTATGAAAACGTTGACTTCTTTGGCCGCCTTTTTGGCCAGGATAAGGCCGAGCGCACGCAGCGCATCGACGATTTACTGCAAAGCACCGGGTTGGCAAAATTCCGCGATCGCCCCGCAGGCAAGCTTTCCGGCGGCATGAAGCAAAAGCTGGGCCTTTGTTGTGCCCTGATCCACGACCCCGAACTGTTGATTCTGGATGAACCCACCACCGGGGTAGATCCCCTTTCCCGGGCCCAGTTTTGGGAGCTTATCGATCGGATCCGTGAACGCCAGAGCAACATGAGCGTATTGGTGGCAACGGCGTACATGGAAGAAGCCGAGCGTTTTGATTGGCTGGTGGCGATGGACGCCGGGCGCGTACTGGCGACCGGTAGCGGGCGTGAACTGCGGGCCCAGACCCATTGCGCCACCCTAGAAGAAGCCTTTATCGCCTTATTGCCGGAAGAAAAGCGTAATACTCATCAGCAGGTGATTATTCCGCCGCGTGATACCACTCATGATGATGTGGTGGCGATTGAAGCGCAGGGGCTGACGATGCGCTTTGGGGATTTTGTCGCAGTGGATAACGTCAACTTCCGCATACCGCGCGGTGAAATCTTTGGTTTTCTGGGCTCCAACGGCTGTGGTAAATCCACCACCATGAAAATGCTGACCGGCTTGCTGCCAGCCAGCGAGGGGAAAGCCTGGCTGTTTGGTCAAGAGGTCAACCCTAAAGATATCGAGACTCGCCGCCGGGTGGGCTATATGTCGCAGGCCTTTTCACTGTATAGCGAACTGACGGTGCGGCAGAACCTGGAGTTACATGCGCGGCTGTTCCACATTCCTGAAGAGCAGATCGCCGTCCGGGTGCAGGAAATGCACCAACGTTTCATGCTCACCGACGTGGAGGATGCATTGCCTGAATCGCTGCCGTTGGGGATCCGCCAACGGCTATCCTTGGCCGTCGCCGTGATCCATAAACCTGAAATGCTGATCCTCGATGAGCCCACCTCCGGCGTCGATCCGGTCGCTCGCGATATGTTCTGGAATCTGATGGTGGATTTGTCGCGACAAGATGGCGTAACCATTTTTATCTCCACCCACTTTATGAACGAGGCTGAACGCTGCGACCGTATTTCGCTGATGCACGCGGGTAAGGTGTTGGCCAGCGATACGCCACAAGCGTTGGTAGAACAGCGCGGCTTAAGCACGCTGGAGGAGACATTTATCGCCTACCTGCGTGAGGCATCTGGCGACAGTGGCCTGTCACCGGCCCCTATACCGGAAGCCCCCTCCAGCCAAATACCGGCACATCCGGTGAATAATCGTTTTAGTCTGGCGCGCATGTTCAGCTATAGCCAGCGCGAATCCCTGGAGCTGCGGCGCGATCCGGTGCGCTCTACACTGGCGTTATTGGGTACGGTGATCCTGATGTTCATCATGGGGTATGGCATCAGTATGGATGTGGAGAATCTGCGTTTTGCCGTGATGGACCGCGATCAAACCGGCACCAGCCAGGCTTATGCGCTGAATCTGGCCGGCTCACGCTACTTTATCGAGCGGCCCCCGCTCACCGATTATGACCAGATGGAGCAACGGATGCGCAGTGGCGAGGTGGCCGTTGCCATTGAAATCCCACCCAATTTTGGTCGTGATACCGCTCGTGGGCACTCGGTGAAAATTGGCGTTTGGGTAGACGGTGCGATGCCAAATCGCGCAGAAACCGTGCGGGGTTACGTCCAGGCGATGCATTTAGCCTGGTTAAGCGATATGGCCTCACGCCAGCCTAGCGCGGTAAAAAGTACGGCGTTACTGGATATCGAAACACGCTATCGCTACAACCCGGACGTAAAAAGCCTACCGGCCATTGTGCCTGCGGTGATCCCGCTATTGCTGATGATGATCCCGGCCATGCTCAGCGCACTGAGTGTGGTACGCGAGAAAGAACTGGGTTCCATCATCAACCTGTATGTGACCCCGGTGACCAAAGCGGAGTTTTTGCTTGGCAAACAGTTGCCTTATATCGTGCTGGGTATGTTTAACTTTTTGCTGCTGTGTGCGCTTTCGGTCTTTCTGTTTGGCGTGGAACACAAAGGCAGTTTCCTTACCCTGTCGCTGGCGGCCCTGTTGTACATCACCATTGCTACCGGCATCGGCTTGTTGATCTCCACCTTTATGAAGAGCCAGATTGCAGCGATCTTCGGTACGGCAATCATCACGCTGATCCCCGCGACCCAGTTCTCCGGCATGATTGATCCGGTCTCTTCGCTGGAGGGGATTGGCCGTTGGATCGGCAACATTTACCCAACGTCGCATTTCCTGACCATTACACGCGGCACCTTCTCCAAGGCGCTGAATCTGTTCGATCTGCAGGCTTCCTTTATCCCGTTGCTGATCGCCATTCCGGTGATTATCGGGTTAAGCGTCATTCTTTTGAAAAAGCAGGAGGCGTGA
- a CDS encoding ABC transporter permease, translating to MRSLRNIFNLGVKELRTLLGDKAMLALIVFAFTLSIYSSATVTPGSLHLAPLAIADQDRSQLSNRIINGFYAPYFLPPAMIDANQIDPVLDAGTYTFALDIPPNFERDVLAGRQPAIQLNVDATRMSQAFLGNSYIQNIVNGEVNAFIARYRANTALPVELEIRTRFNPNLEQSWFGSVMAIINNITMLAIILTGSALIREREHGTIEHLLVMPITPFEIMLAKVWSMGLVVLLASGLSLVFMVQGVLNVPIEGSILLFMLGVALSLFATTSIGIFMGTVARSMPQLGLLMILVLLPLQMLSGGYTPRESMPSIVQNIMQTMPTTHFVNLAQAILYRGADFSIVWPQFVILLVIGFAFFGFALSRFRKTISAMA from the coding sequence ATGCGCAGTTTACGTAATATCTTCAACCTGGGAGTCAAAGAGCTGCGTACCTTACTGGGTGATAAGGCAATGCTGGCGCTGATCGTCTTCGCGTTTACGCTGTCGATCTACTCTTCAGCCACGGTCACGCCCGGCTCTCTGCATCTGGCACCGCTTGCCATCGCCGACCAGGATCGGTCGCAGCTCTCCAATCGCATCATAAACGGTTTTTATGCCCCCTACTTTCTGCCACCCGCCATGATTGATGCCAACCAGATTGATCCCGTGCTGGATGCGGGCACCTATACATTTGCGTTAGATATTCCGCCAAACTTCGAACGCGATGTGTTAGCCGGGCGTCAACCTGCGATTCAGCTTAACGTGGATGCCACCCGTATGAGTCAGGCGTTTCTCGGTAACAGCTATATCCAGAACATTGTTAACGGCGAAGTCAACGCGTTTATCGCGCGTTACCGGGCCAATACCGCACTGCCGGTCGAGCTGGAAATTCGCACCCGCTTTAACCCCAACCTTGAGCAATCCTGGTTTGGTTCGGTGATGGCGATCATCAATAACATCACCATGTTGGCTATTATCCTCACCGGCTCGGCATTGATTCGCGAACGTGAGCACGGCACCATCGAGCATCTGCTGGTGATGCCGATTACGCCATTTGAAATCATGCTGGCCAAGGTCTGGTCGATGGGGCTGGTGGTACTGCTGGCATCCGGGCTATCGCTGGTGTTTATGGTTCAAGGCGTACTGAATGTCCCCATCGAAGGCTCCATTTTGCTGTTTATGCTGGGCGTTGCCCTGAGCCTGTTTGCCACCACCTCGATCGGCATCTTTATGGGCACCGTGGCACGTTCAATGCCGCAACTGGGGCTGTTGATGATCCTGGTGCTGTTACCCTTGCAAATGCTGTCAGGCGGTTATACGCCGCGTGAAAGTATGCCGTCGATAGTCCAGAATATTATGCAAACCATGCCGACAACGCACTTCGTGAATCTGGCGCAGGCGATACTCTACCGCGGTGCTGATTTCAGCATTGTCTGGCCGCAGTTTGTCATCTTGCTGGTCATTGGCTTCGCGTTTTTTGGCTTTGCTCTAAGCCGATTCCGTAAGACCATCAGCGCGATGGCATAA
- a CDS encoding AfsA-related hotdog domain-containing protein, whose amino-acid sequence MTMLNKKIATDFKLFTHKTSLNEVFIKHMSIIDDNQLLVKLRIYNKHENYDDVITTPDLINPMFRLECCRQAETYVAHSGFSLPLSFKFILKSWSLTLSWENYIKTKKADHNEICIHIQSDVSLAKRDKLRNNSYFFSITYAGVVIGEACFKVGYMRNESYLKLRGQITPDSLAKENNNIKLPAKSLGYNAENNAMLYNYRLHNQVHETMLIVPEDNITYSDHYQDHITGFNLVEGTKQFCFFYLSQIQHYDISTMCIAHINSVFEHYTENNLPTYLFLKHFEKRGNGEYEFIVSIMQEGKCKALCTLQLKEV is encoded by the coding sequence ATGACAATGTTAAATAAAAAAATAGCAACTGACTTTAAATTGTTCACTCACAAAACAAGTCTGAATGAAGTTTTTATTAAGCACATGTCCATAATTGATGATAACCAGTTATTAGTCAAACTTCGTATCTATAACAAGCATGAAAATTATGATGACGTTATAACAACACCTGACCTTATAAACCCGATGTTTCGTCTAGAGTGTTGTCGTCAGGCAGAAACCTATGTTGCTCACAGCGGTTTTAGTTTACCACTCTCTTTTAAATTCATACTTAAAAGTTGGTCATTAACACTCTCTTGGGAAAACTATATAAAAACAAAGAAAGCAGATCACAACGAAATTTGCATCCATATACAATCAGATGTATCTCTAGCCAAGAGAGATAAATTGAGAAATAACAGTTACTTTTTTTCTATTACATACGCAGGCGTTGTCATTGGTGAGGCATGTTTTAAGGTAGGCTACATGCGCAACGAAAGCTACCTTAAACTGAGGGGGCAGATCACGCCAGATTCGCTGGCCAAAGAAAATAATAATATTAAATTACCCGCCAAAAGCCTGGGGTATAACGCAGAAAATAATGCAATGCTCTATAATTACCGGCTACACAACCAAGTACACGAAACAATGCTAATCGTGCCAGAAGATAATATAACCTACAGCGATCACTATCAAGACCATATTACTGGATTCAATCTGGTTGAAGGAACGAAACAATTTTGTTTTTTTTATCTTTCACAGATACAGCATTATGACATCTCAACCATGTGTATTGCTCATATAAATTCAGTGTTTGAACATTATACTGAAAACAATCTGCCAACCTATCTCTTTTTAAAGCATTTCGAAAAAAGAGGTAATGGCGAATACGAATTTATAGTGAGCATCATGCAAGAGGGAAAATGTAAAGCACTTTGTACACTACAATTAAAGGAAGTTTAA